A part of Pseudomonas lutea genomic DNA contains:
- a CDS encoding cysteine-rich CWC family protein translates to MNISPIDPNTCPVCGASNRCTLANPRTVGQACWCFTAEIDPAALEALPEEARGQACLCPQCAGVDAASRNAS, encoded by the coding sequence ATGAACATTTCGCCCATCGATCCGAATACCTGCCCCGTCTGCGGCGCGAGCAATCGCTGTACCCTGGCCAACCCCCGCACCGTCGGTCAGGCATGCTGGTGCTTTACAGCTGAAATCGACCCCGCAGCCCTGGAGGCATTGCCCGAAGAGGCACGCGGTCAGGCATGCCTTTGTCCCCAGTGTGCAGGCGTGGACGCCGCGAGTCGCAATGCGTCTTGA